A genomic stretch from Desulfurococcaceae archaeon MEX13E-LK6-19 includes:
- a CDS encoding glycosyltransferase, whose amino-acid sequence MFNIFDIIALIIAGLHFGVPIIYYFYLKVRWLQRSWNIRMNLNYKPKVTIVIPTYNEARYIEKKLENIYQQRYPKEKMKVIVVDSNSNDGTVDIVRKWSRKHNDLPIEVIQENKREGKLKAILKALPKAIIDSDLIILTDADAFWDRDAITNAVKYFADPQVGVVTASMRYLQKRHVEDKYRMFYNIVRICESKIHSTPVHNGPFQMFRSNLLRRYFIPDFSGADDSSFGSYIAFTGYRAIQVDDVIVYEPLRHSTFRRKVRRAQHLIVNFMKTKKFAIRKGVYKKSIFDKIWKIEWYLNIINPWLLLTATIMLIFNAVYNKSVASVLTLIFGGLFMFVDTFSVWITQQIYLIIALIKNLHSIPETW is encoded by the coding sequence TTGTTTAACATATTTGATATCATAGCCTTAATTATTGCAGGATTGCATTTCGGAGTACCAATAATTTATTACTTTTATCTTAAAGTAAGATGGTTACAAAGATCTTGGAATATAAGAATGAACTTAAACTATAAACCAAAAGTTACTATAGTAATACCTACATATAATGAAGCGAGATATATAGAAAAGAAACTAGAAAATATTTATCAACAAAGATATCCTAAAGAAAAGATGAAGGTTATAGTGGTTGACTCGAATAGTAATGATGGAACAGTTGATATTGTCAGGAAATGGAGTAGAAAACATAACGACTTACCTATAGAAGTAATTCAAGAAAATAAAAGGGAAGGAAAACTAAAAGCTATTCTCAAAGCCTTACCCAAAGCTATTATAGATAGCGACTTAATTATTCTGACAGATGCTGACGCTTTTTGGGACAGAGACGCTATTACTAACGCAGTCAAGTATTTCGCTGATCCACAGGTTGGTGTTGTAACTGCATCAATGAGATATTTACAGAAAAGACATGTAGAAGATAAGTACAGGATGTTCTACAATATTGTACGTATTTGCGAATCTAAAATACATAGTACGCCAGTACATAATGGCCCCTTTCAAATGTTTCGTTCTAACTTGCTTAGAAGATATTTTATTCCCGATTTTAGTGGTGCAGATGATAGTTCGTTCGGATCCTATATAGCCTTTACAGGATACAGAGCAATTCAAGTAGATGACGTGATTGTATACGAACCACTAAGACATAGTACTTTCAGAAGAAAGGTTAGAAGAGCACAGCATCTTATAGTAAATTTTATGAAGACAAAAAAATTCGCTATTAGAAAAGGTGTTTACAAAAAATCTATCTTTGATAAAATATGGAAAATTGAGTGGTACCTAAATATTATTAATCCTTGGCTCTTACTTACTGCCACAATAATGTTAATCTTTAATGCAGTATACAACAAAAGTGTAGCATCGGTTTTAACTCTAATTTTTGGAGGTCTCTTTATGTTCGTAGATACGTTTTCTGTGTGGATCACTCAACAAATTTATTTAATAATAGCATTGATAAAGAACTTACATTCCATACCAGAAACTTGGTAA
- a CDS encoding glycosyltransferase family 4 protein: MLKILFITPRYYPHIGGVEYVVKSVVEELVKMPIFVQIKVLAGSHSISKVKIIKKGNMEVIYWPTIVYRESYFIPKYKLLFEKYLLKLSKDIDIIHIHNVHSVFAVQSYHVLKKCNYKEKVLVVTPYYHGKAHSFFRNILWPFWKKMVKELLLNADKVHTVSKYEAYLVKKDFNVKAIPIENGVSDIVFKYKWCPENYVLYSGRIVKYKNIHILGKLVAILNKEYGYDLEFKIIGNGPYLKDLVKYLKKINIKYSIYGYKPYKEYLEVVSKAKFMGLLSSQESFPQSVNEANAIGTPVIVNMPWGINFKNRPRTLVVDLYHQNIIQVANKVQNFMLSCNKQPRPIVKSWKEIAKMYVEKLYNL, encoded by the coding sequence ATGTTGAAAATACTATTCATTACACCTAGGTACTACCCTCATATAGGTGGAGTGGAGTACGTTGTCAAATCAGTAGTCGAAGAATTAGTCAAGATGCCTATATTTGTACAAATAAAAGTTCTGGCAGGCTCCCATAGTATCTCGAAAGTTAAAATAATAAAGAAAGGTAATATGGAAGTCATTTATTGGCCTACAATTGTTTACAGGGAATCTTATTTTATACCTAAATATAAGTTATTGTTTGAAAAATATTTGCTTAAACTAAGTAAAGATATTGATATAATACACATACACAATGTACATTCTGTTTTTGCGGTGCAATCATATCATGTATTGAAAAAATGCAATTACAAAGAGAAAGTTCTCGTGGTTACTCCATACTATCATGGTAAAGCTCATAGTTTCTTTAGAAATATTTTATGGCCTTTTTGGAAAAAAATGGTAAAGGAGCTTCTTCTTAATGCAGACAAAGTTCACACAGTATCTAAATATGAGGCTTATTTAGTGAAAAAAGATTTCAATGTTAAAGCTATTCCTATAGAAAATGGTGTATCCGACATTGTTTTCAAATATAAATGGTGCCCTGAAAATTATGTATTGTATTCTGGTAGAATAGTTAAATATAAAAACATACATATTTTAGGAAAACTTGTAGCAATATTGAATAAAGAGTATGGTTATGATCTCGAATTCAAAATTATAGGAAATGGTCCTTATCTAAAGGATCTTGTAAAATATCTAAAGAAAATAAACATAAAATATTCAATATATGGATATAAGCCTTACAAAGAATATCTTGAAGTGGTTTCTAAAGCTAAATTTATGGGTTTACTCTCATCTCAGGAATCTTTTCCGCAAAGTGTAAATGAAGCCAATGCTATAGGTACGCCTGTAATAGTTAATATGCCTTGGGGAATAAACTTCAAAAACCGTCCACGGACGTTAGTAGTTGATCTCTATCATCAAAATATAATTCAGGTTGCTAATAAAGTGCAAAACTTTATGCTTTCATGTAATAAACAGCCAAGACCTATCGTTAAATCATGGAAAGAGATCGCTAAGATGTATGTAGAAAAACTATATAATCTATAA
- a CDS encoding SDR family NAD(P)-dependent oxidoreductase, giving the protein MQYNVLVTGGAGFIGSHLAERLAKKGMFVRIIDNFSTGSWDNLKFLKQKNNVEIVNGDLKNDELYQRNILDNIDVVFHFAANPEVRISSTLPEVHFNENIVATFKLLEAIRKKGNVKTIVFASSSSVYGEPKTIPVTEDAPIRPVSVYGASKAACEVLIHSYSTLYGIRAIILRYANVVGPRLRHGVIYDFYMKLMRDPYELEILGDGLQVRSFIYISDAIDATLLTVEKTKTMFEVFNVASEDWITINDVANIVLRVLGLNRTKIRYKPLYHGIGWPGDVKKIALSISKIKKLGFKPKYTSKEAVELTIKSYLED; this is encoded by the coding sequence ATGCAATATAATGTCTTGGTTACCGGGGGCGCAGGTTTCATAGGTTCTCACTTAGCTGAACGCCTTGCAAAAAAAGGCATGTTTGTTAGAATCATAGATAATTTTAGTACAGGGTCTTGGGATAATTTAAAGTTTTTGAAACAAAAAAATAATGTTGAAATAGTAAACGGTGATCTAAAGAATGATGAACTTTATCAAAGAAATATACTTGATAATATTGATGTAGTATTTCATTTTGCAGCAAATCCTGAAGTACGTATAAGTAGTACATTACCTGAGGTACATTTTAATGAAAATATAGTTGCAACATTCAAATTGCTTGAAGCAATAAGGAAAAAGGGTAACGTTAAGACGATTGTTTTTGCGTCATCGAGTAGCGTCTACGGGGAACCAAAAACAATTCCTGTAACTGAAGACGCTCCAATAAGACCCGTTTCCGTTTATGGTGCAAGTAAAGCCGCCTGTGAGGTACTCATACATTCTTATAGTACTTTATATGGTATAAGAGCTATTATATTAAGATATGCTAACGTAGTTGGTCCAAGATTAAGACATGGCGTCATATATGATTTTTATATGAAGTTAATGAGAGACCCTTATGAATTGGAAATTCTTGGTGACGGATTACAAGTCAGAAGTTTCATATATATTTCTGACGCTATAGATGCAACTTTACTAACTGTAGAAAAAACAAAAACTATGTTTGAAGTTTTTAATGTTGCATCGGAAGATTGGATCACTATAAATGATGTCGCAAACATTGTACTTAGAGTCCTAGGTCTTAATCGTACAAAAATACGGTATAAACCACTTTATCATGGAATTGGATGGCCTGGGGATGTTAAAAAGATAGCGTTGTCTATCTCTAAAATTAAAAAGCTTGGATTTAAGCCAAAATATACTAGTAAAGAGGCAGTGGAACTTACAATAAAAAGTTACTTGGAAGACTAG
- a CDS encoding glycosyltransferase family 2 protein, giving the protein MKISIIIPTKNSAKTLSLCLKSIVMQTYPKRKYEVIIVDGYSTDGTIDIAKQYGCKIIFSNKKPLGARLEGLKVAKGDIIVFLDADHIIKRPNLLDDIERTIDKGIDMVHLEEHTFKPRTLIQKLIAADKKTMQDISYRLNPLHGVLYPRVFRRNVVEKAYKNIPLVFLWNVYEHEEAILFYECLKISKKFASIKNALYHVDVDTFVEFFKKISKYGSMDMQVKRFSRYIPIIRRKQFFRLKEIPYLLLYKEDGVKTLILLMLRVIAYNYGKIRRHGL; this is encoded by the coding sequence ATGAAAATTAGTATAATAATACCTACTAAGAACTCTGCAAAAACTCTTAGTCTTTGTCTTAAGAGTATAGTAATGCAAACGTATCCAAAAAGAAAATATGAAGTCATTATTGTTGACGGATATAGTACTGACGGTACTATAGATATAGCGAAACAATATGGATGCAAAATTATTTTCTCAAATAAAAAACCTCTAGGAGCACGGTTAGAGGGGCTCAAGGTTGCTAAAGGTGATATAATAGTTTTTCTGGATGCCGATCACATAATTAAAAGACCTAATCTGTTGGATGATATTGAGAGAACAATTGATAAAGGAATAGATATGGTTCACCTCGAAGAACATACTTTTAAACCTAGGACCTTGATTCAGAAACTCATAGCTGCTGATAAGAAAACCATGCAAGATATTTCATATAGACTAAATCCTCTACATGGGGTATTGTATCCTCGTGTATTTAGAAGAAACGTTGTGGAGAAAGCTTATAAAAACATCCCATTAGTATTTTTGTGGAACGTTTATGAACATGAAGAAGCTATATTATTTTATGAGTGCTTAAAGATCTCTAAAAAGTTTGCTTCAATAAAAAACGCTCTTTATCACGTAGATGTGGATACCTTTGTTGAATTCTTCAAAAAAATATCTAAATACGGAAGTATGGATATGCAGGTTAAGAGATTCTCTAGATACATACCTATAATTAGACGTAAGCAGTTCTTTAGGTTAAAGGAAATACCATATTTGTTGTTATATAAAGAAGATGGAGTGAAAACATTAATATTACTAATGTTAAGAGTTATTGCATATAATTACGGGAAAATAAGAAGGCATGGTCTCTAG